A region of Solanum dulcamara chromosome 7, daSolDulc1.2, whole genome shotgun sequence DNA encodes the following proteins:
- the LOC129895377 gene encoding abscisic acid receptor PYL8, whose translation MMNANGFCGVEKEFIRKHHLHEPAENQCSSFLVKHIRAPVHLVWSLVRRFDQPQKYKPFISRCIVQGDLEIGSLREVDVKSGLPATTSTERLELLDDEEHILSVRIVGGDHRLRNYSSVISVHPEVIDGRPGTLVLESFVVDVPEGNTKDETCYFVEALINCNLKSLADVSERLAVQDRTEPIDQV comes from the exons ATGATGAACGCTAATGGATTCTGCGGTGTTGAGAAAGAGTTTATAAGGAAGCATCATCTTCATGAGCCTGCGGAGAATCAATGCAGTTCCTTTCTAGTCAAGCACATTCGAGCACCTGTTCATCTT GTTTGGTCATTGGTTAGGCGGTTTGATCAGCCACAAAAGTACAAGCCCTTTATTAGCAGGTGCATCGTGCAAGGAGATCTTGAGATTGGCAGTCTTAGGGAAGTTGATGTCAAGTCGGGCCTCCCTGCAACAACGAGTACTGAGAGATTGGAGCTTCTTGATGATGAAGAGCACATCTTAAGTGTCAGGATTGTTGGCGGGGATCACAGACTTAGG AACTACTCTTCAGTCATATCTGTCCACCCGGAGGTGATTGATGGAAGACCTGGGACACTAGTGCTTGAATCATTTGTGGTGGACGTGCCTGAAGGGAATACCAAAGACGAGACATGTTATTTTGTTGAAGCATTGATCAATTGCAACCTAAAATCACTTGCTGATGTTTCAGAGAGGCTTGCTGTGCAGGACAGAACAGAACCCATTGATCAGGTCTAA